One window of Panthera tigris isolate Pti1 chromosome C2, P.tigris_Pti1_mat1.1, whole genome shotgun sequence genomic DNA carries:
- the NDUFV3 gene encoding NADH dehydrogenase [ubiquinone] flavoprotein 3, mitochondrial isoform X2 produces MLLDARVFRGLAPSVSLSAESGKSEKGLPPNPKKQSPPKNVVEPKERGQLVATPTAAELSKNLSSPRAHPSVVSPGGLVAGPGPGPEGSMLFTAEGAPEFRSRKTVVETPQKVPSPLRKQGTDAKALRESRGDGSSSSSSSSSSSDSDSEGEGESSTADPQGTSRGRGGPPRPQASRPLEDGAPRVAVAAKEQPRSQPDVPPPERPRPAKKKGGTIKPPEDRKDTKRKTTTPKSPADKEFMKQNVKEKQFQKIVRSSETDKEGQRLPKVEEVPPAQTESGLSTQPAGGQAPVQWRERTGTARPPPAAPEASERHRGRHAAERGGEVAFPLFSKVNLGAQVIEGALKAAGETLEGQAPVRSLKPVPAPSEGDFQDKASGPEPEGGAGMAEDPAPPGGPDSTQESAQAASASEPLDDATYKNLQHHDYTPYTFLDLNLDLSQFRMPQPSSGRESPRH; encoded by the exons ATGTAGTGGAACCAAAGGAGAGGGGCCAACTCGTAGCCACCCCAACAGCAGCCGAATTGTCTAAAAACTTGTCTTCACCCCGTGCTCACCCGTCAGTTGTGAGTCCGGGCGGGCTGGTAgctggccccggccccggccccgaaGGCAGCATGCTATTCACAGCCGAAGGGGCTCCAGAGTTCCGGTCGCGAAAGACTGTCGTAGAGACGCCTCAGAAAGTTCCGTCTCCACTCAGGAAGCAGGGCACGGATGCAAAAGCTCttagggagagcaggggagatggTTCATCTTCATCGTCCTCTTCGTCCAGCTCCTCCGATTCCGACtccgagggggagggggagagctcCACAGCTGACCCCCAGGGGAcgagcaggggcagaggagggcctCCCAGACCGCAGGCGTCCCGCCCCCTCGAAGATGGAGCCCCCAGAGTTGCAGTAGCCGCCAAAGAGCAGCCCCGCTCGCAGCCAGATGTCCCCCCTCCCGAGAGGCCCCGTCCGGCCAAGAAGAAAGGGGGCACCATCAAGCCGCCAGAGGACAGAAAAGACACAAAACGCAAAACCACAACACCCAAGTCACCAGCAGATAAAGAGTTTATGAAACAAAACGTCAAGGAAAAGCAATTCCAGAAAATCGTTAGATCAAGTGAAACCGATAAAGAAGGCCAAAGGCTGCCTAAAGTCGAAGAAGTCCCGCCTGCTCAGACAGAGTCAGGATTGTCTACACAGCCGGCCGGCGGCCAGGCGCCCGTTCAGTGGCGGGAAAGAACCGGGACAGCAAGACCGCCGCCAGCCGCTCCTGAGGCCAGCGAGAGACACCGGGGCCGACACGCAGCAGAGCGTGGTGGGGAGGTGGCTTTTCCCCTGTTCAGCAAAGTAAATTTGGGGGCGCAGGTGATAGAGGGAGCCCTGAAGGCCGCGGGAGAGACCCTGGAAGGTCAGGCGCCAGTCCGAAGTTTGAAGCCGGTTCCTGCTCCTAGCGAAGGCGATTTCCAGGACAAGGCCTCGGGCCCAGAGCCTGAGGGCGGGGCCGGGATGGCGGAAGACCCTGCCCCTCCAGGAGGGCCGGACAGCACCCAGG AGTCCGCTCAAGCCGCCAGCGCCTCGGAGCCACTGGACGACGCCACCTACAAGAACCTGCAGCACCACGACTATACCCCGTACACCTTCTTAGACCTCAACCTGGACCTGTCCCAGTTCAGGATGCCCCAGCCCTCGTCAGGACGGGAGTCCCCTCGCCACTGA